In the Plasmodium chabaudi chabaudi strain AS genome assembly, chromosome: 13 genome, one interval contains:
- a CDS encoding U3 small nucleolar RNA-associated protein 12, putative, whose translation MVKSYDRYEFEDCFGIVNSRSSNCIFFNSNHILTGHDEGVSLWNVQEKEIKKKLTVPFVPPYYFFTYHVTYMCLSEKNKNILAVGYMNGSIRLFDIFQNKILSTFSGHTSAICKLKFNKGNYLCSCSKDTNIILWDIVNDKGMYKLEGHTNAVNDIEFLEIENNDVENFINNNLLVSVSKDGLIKVWDLNIQMCVQTIVDCEDEINCLVVNESNTRLIVACNNTLRIYKIDLFSNIKDKFTNSKIYITFLSVIKRPNHCKIVNMKICLLVEDESGLRPEDSSFLIPQNGEVLGNAISGDPINGINENSTGIEEDKKINVLNNSLDNTNKICNRTSYSINGDNNGILICCSNLKKIEIYKINSIQNQKKSEKQRKKRYIKKLIRKKNNIINEQEKILKFKGKTSIDYINLSQRLNQIEYALLIHNKYDIHTVKDEIKYIFYYTCKFKLQNIDIYKKRKQDTSVHLLVSYATNCLDIFQINLFDILNNHDMFIVKTDEEQQIEEERGEEDVQENEDDEDENEQDEESEDEEEDSEVGEEEDEVPKQATPKVVEKIIYDYSKCFKEICQINNGHNNSVDFINLSENNELLISICKKYVKIWNLKNYQNMITLKLEGCTSAIFCEHDEYIIISNDLGEIMLYELKNIELKYTFKGHANKIITLYQNPKQKTNFLSVGMENYLKIFRLTTDKASTNEEEENDKSSASGEDEEEEKVRLNKSTIRFKEVDYYNLTDKVSCAMYSPNGQYICIGYLNNLIEVLYSDTLKLHLTLYGHSLPITCMDISKDNKILASSSSDKFLFIWNLEYGSINKRLHINCDVLTKIKFFNETNHLISISSDGYIKMWDAIKFQCICTIDGKFGILTSLTISFDDNFFIASGSHKSIRCWRRGDDLIFLEEEREKELNLEIEKEATRNDLSYPSSVEKNVILNKATVKTIEAIKSSEKLIEYLDIIEEEITLLETYYKNLTEYQEAKAKNELPDFVQPPTKPTSRPELLNQNPYEFIVKIMCNIKNNILNEILISLPFSYAYKLLIYMKTYLMSFYFFQKIQENYNKYLACGSFNFHVEYVINIILSIINIYRNQFLFDTNFRFLLYELHQLIIPNLKNNADICTFNQTTLNFLVNAMDDDEIGGDLSFNLKGEQKEDEFKHGQVEETAQ comes from the exons atggtgAAGTCTTATGACAGATATGAGTTCGAGGATTGTTTTGGGATTGTGAATTCCCGAAGCTcgaattgtattttttttaatagcaATCATATACTAACTG GGCATGATGAAGGAGTAAGCTTGTGGAATGTTCaggaaaaagaaataaaaaaaaaattgacgGTCCCATTTGTACCTccctattatttttttacatatcaTGTAACATATATGTGTTTAAGTGAGaagaataaaaacattttggCAGTTGGATATATGAATGGATCTATTAGattatttgatatttttcaaaacaaaatattatcaactTTTAGTGGTCATACATCAGCTATatgtaaattaaaatttaataaaggaaattatttatgttcATGCAGTAAAGATACAAACATTATATTATGGGATATAGTAAATGATAAGGGTATGTATAAATTAGAAGGACATACTAATGCTGTTAATGATATTGAATTTTTAGAAAtcgaaaataatgatgtcgaaaattttataaataataatttattagttAGTGTATCTAAAGATGGACTAATTAAAGTATGGgatttaaatatacaaatgtGTGTTCAAACCATTGTTGATTGTGAAGATGAAATTAACTGCTTAGTAGTTAATGAAAGTAATACTCGATTAATAGTAGCATGTAATAATACActaagaatatataaaatagatttattttcaaatataaaagataaatttacaaattcaaaaatttatattaccTTTTTATCTGTAATTAAAAGGCCGAATCATTGTAAGATagtaaatatgaaaatatgtttattagTTGAAGATGAGAGTGGACTACGACCTGAAGATTCTTCATTTCTTATTCCTCAAAATGGAGAAGTACTAGGTAATGCCATAAGTGGTGACCCTATTAATGGcattaatgaaaattcaACAGGCATCGAAgaagacaaaaaaattaacgtTCTAAATAATTCGCTAGacaatacaaataaaatttgtaacAGAACTAGCTATTCTATAAATGGAGATAATAATGGTATCCTTATTTGTTGCtctaatttaaaaaaaatagaaatatataaaataaattcaatacaaaatcaaaaaaaatctgaaaaacaaagaaaaaaaagatatataaaaaaattaattagaaaaaaaaataatattattaacgagcaagaaaaaatattaaaatttaaaggaAAAACAAGTATAGATTATATTAATCTATCTCAAAGGTTAAACCAAATTGAATATGCATTATTaattcataataaatatgatatccATACTGTAAAAGatgaaattaaatatatattttattatacttgtaaatttaaattgcaaaatatagatatatataaaaagagaaaacAAGATACATCTGTTCATCTTTTAGTATCATATGCAACTAATTGTTTGgatatatttcaaattaATCTCTTTGATATATTGAATAATCATGATATGTTTATTGTAAAGACGGACGAGGAGCAGCAAATTGAAGAAGAAAGGGGTGAGGAAGATGTACAGGAAAATGAAGATGATgaagatgaaaatgaacAGGATGAGGAAAGCGAggatgaagaagaagacAGCGAAGTGGGAGAGGAAGAGGACGAAGTGCCAAAACAGGCAACGCCAAAAGTtgtggaaaaaataatatacgaCTACTCTAAATGCTTCAAAGAAATATGtcaaattaataatggGCATAATAATTCTGttgattttattaatttatcagaaaataatgaactGCTAATTTcgatatgtaaaaaatatgtgaaaatatggaatttaaaaaattatcaaaatatgataacATTAAAATTGGAAGGATGTACAAGTGCAATTTTTTGTGAGCATGACgagtatataataataagtaATGACCTTGGTGAAATAATGTTAtacgaattaaaaaatatcgaaCTAAAATATACTTTCAAAGGGCAtgctaataaaattattactttATATCAAAATCCAAAACAAAAAACGAATTTTTTATCTGTGGGTATGGAAAATTATCTAAAGATTTTCCGTCTAACCACTGATAAGGCTTCTACTAATGAAGaggaagaaaatgataagtCTTCTGCAAGTGGCGAAGATGAGGAAGAGGAAAAAGTAAGGTTGAATAAAAGCACAATCCGATTTAAAGAAGttgattattataatttaacaGATAAAGTAAGTTGTGCTATGTATTCACCAAATGggcaatatatatgtataggatatttaaataatttaattgaaGTATTATATAGTGATACTTTAAAATTGCATTTAACTTTATATGGTCATAGTTTACCAATAACATGTATGGATATATctaaagataataaaatattagcaTCTAGTTCGTcagataaatttttatttatttggaaTTTAGAATATGgtagtataaataaaagattGCATATTAATTGTGATGTGTTAACTaagataaaattttttaatgaaacAAATCATTTGATAAGTATATCGTCAGAtggttatataaaaatgtgggATGCCATTAAATTTCAATGTATATGTACAATTGATGGTAAATTTGGTATCCTTACTTCTTTAACTATCAGTTTcgatgataatttttttattgcttCGGGTAGTCACAAAAGTATACGATGTTGGAGAAGGGGAGAcgatttaatatttttagagGAAGAAAGAGAAAAGGaattaaatttagaaaTCGAAAAAGAAGCTACTCGAAATGATTTATCATATCCATCATctgttgaaaaaaatgttatactAAATAAAGCTACAGTAAAAACTATTGAAGCTATAAAATCAagtgaaaaattaattgaaTATTTAGATATTATAGAAGAAGAAATAACATTATTAGAAacttattataaaaatttaactGAATATCAAGAAGCTAAAGCAAAAAATGAGTTGCCTGATTTTGTACAACCACCAACTAAACCTACATCAAGACCTGAATTATTAAATCAGAATCCATATGAatttattgtaaaaataatgtgtaATATTAAgaacaatattttaaatgaaattttaatttcgtTACCATTTTCTTAcgcatataaattattgatCTATATGAAAACCTATTTAatgtctttttatttttttcaaaaaattcaagaaaattataataaatatttagcATGTGGAAGTTTTAATTTCCATGTAGAATatgttattaatattattttatcaattataaatatttatagaaatcaatttttatttgataccAATTTTAGATTTCTTTTGTATGAATTACACCAGCTAATTATACCAAACCTCAAAAATAATGCAGACATATGTACCTTTAATCAAACCACTTTAAACTTTTTAGTCAATGCAATGgatgatgatgaaataGGTGGAGACCTGAGCTTCAACCTTAAGGGAGAGCAAAAGGAAGACGAGTTCAAGCATGGACAAGTCGAAGAAACAGCCCAGTAA
- a CDS encoding condensin-2 complex subunit G2, putative: MHQKVLDNIKELPEFKLLCKKKTELLSIFKSCKNNEIGEIWLYLGNKLEEHINHEKLNFDEENKTLLFLEEKDRQYLLCCISFIFLYLQHLENNEKKNKHISFDEYFEALFNKITELQFMLSDKEVRESFGKCLLQICELNLKDSIFSENVKINVLLFLLWRCCSSEGKGVDISKLKKYKDFCKYIKWETPEKTIDSFCLLCSYSLNLPKFYENADGKLFLSYVWLQHESIASHLFSKMVHNTVLLSYEAINHYCEIIYMAWKNCSGEMQFVVENQIEYLVQLSMKCPIKIASRFRYLLNIFHTNKGDKSVNNLIFKIYDPVIWRNLMSANWKIRFNTVCIFQLIFPIVDPCIKNINYLQGMEKAYNSLFEMCEDENSCVLQAIAKCICYVINELWEIISEDKRTKLFDTLINKLLRGKSYDNVKTEVVLGFCEMAKNKKINKIFMQIFDRIKYLINDKCLRVRKNFIILVLELNKNLNPSFSNEIDYNELNKRITKDFFTFNIECCIKKLSYIKQEHHEKIYNKEICEFLRLASNLITYSMWDCDIKEQAKKCINLLNEYPVLMICISRFSTNMKLIDRYNLACVLFEITNIKLREEDNMFLLKKNENKNNIHSKNYIKKYLLLKDPILNKKYIRYSSLLICIYNFLKLKNDEEIEVCNSEHVQEFLKTQFLEKFFIDSINTLMQPYYFKILKHINLDMDNYLGIHKYGCRQLNSLYKIKNENMCKSYIIPLFFKWGMLETFFKKNIECLNKSTEYIFSNLNANEIVTSNNSEDIGNTTYSECDGSSSDIANSSSYSDTVEQSDKESIIKEGIEKHRKNKKTNENEHIVDDNEGEKKIFKKKELANQKEMNALIFLSIVVKKKKYHNSLFKNYSNIIHNFICKFNYILLHMFEKIYMKDFILPAQLISKYNDEKKINKMDIDIVKLPLHDKIKIEKYMCLYVSFFFFGFNIYFKQNNISCDWDLLISNTTKCIELINSIKFINEIEITKNNGFSKNDHSISNNIQLEDKKREWTSYISIIIHLTMYFLDMVEYTISMKKLDIEYTDFNNFIKNIFLFYKCYEIISNDQKKKIELYLKIWNRLRSFLLVLLNFDYFENKLENKLSIVNTFFLFTYDIVPKKNIEDMLKKYHLVYKQKETFCNFLQNFKKNNDNIDYMESHIKNTQEIFDTMLSQKMKTKKG, encoded by the exons atgcatcaAAAAGTTTTAGACAACATTAAGGAGCTACCTGAGTTCAAATTgttatgcaaaaaaaag ACGGAATTATTGAGCATATTTAAAtcatgtaaaaataatgagatTGGAGAAATTTGGTTATATTTGGGAAATAAATTAGAGGAACATATAAATCATGagaaattaaattttgatgaagaaaataagacattgttatttttg gaGGAAAAAGATAGGCAGTATCTCTTATGCTGCATAAGTTTTATCttcttatatttacaacatttagaaaataatgaaaaaaaaaataaacacatTTCTTTTGATGAATATTTCGAagcattatttaataaaataactg aaCTTCAATTTATGTTGAGTGATAAAGAAGTGAGAGAATCATTTGGAAAATGTTTATTACAAATATGtgaattaaatttaaaagataGTATATTTTCTGAGAacgtaaaaataaatgtcttattatttttgttatggAGATGTTGCTCTTCGGAG GGTAAAGGTGTAGATATTAgtaaacttaaaaaatataaagacttttgcaaatatataaaatgggaAACACCAGAAAAAACAATAGATTCATTTTGTCTCTTGTGCTCCTATTCATTAAACCTGCcgaaattttatgaaaa TGCTGATgggaaattatttttgtcataTGTATGGCTTCAACATGAATCTATAGCCTCTCATCTGTTTAGT AAAATGGTTCATAATACTGTCCTCTTATCATATGAGGCAATTAACCACTATTGTGAAATTATCTACATGGCATGGAAA AACTGCTCTGGTGAAATGCAATTTGTAGTAGAAAACCAAATCGAATATCTCGTGCAACTTTCTATGAAGTGCCCCATTAAAATTGCATCACGCTTCAGATATCTTCTTAACATATTTCACACAAATAAGgg GGATAAAAGTGTTAACAAtttaattttcaaaatatatgaccCAGTTATTTGGAGAAACTTAATG TCTGCCAACTGGAAAATTCGGTTTAACACCGTATGCATTTTTCAGCTGATTTTCCCTATTGTg GACCCatgcataaaaaacataaattatttgcaAGGAATGGAAAA AGCCTATAATTCCCTCTTTGAAATGTGCGAAGATGAGAATTCTTGTGTTTTACAAGCAATAGCCAAATGTATTTGTTAt GTTATAAATGAATTGTGGGAAATAATAAGTGAAGACAAAAggacaaaattatttgatactttaataaataaactttTAAGGGGTAAAAGTTATGATAATGTGAAAACAGAGGTGGTTTTAGGTTTCTGTGAAATGgcaaagaataaaaaaattaataaaatatttatgcaaATATTTGATAGGATTAAATATcttataaatgataaatgtTTAAGAGTTcgaaaaaattttattattcttgTATTagaattaaacaaaaatttaaacCCGAGTTTTTCTAATGAAATTGATTAcaatgaattaaataaaagaataacAAAAGattttttcacatttaatattgaatgttgtattaaaaaactatcatatataaaacaggAACAtcatgaaaaaatatataataaagaaatctGTGAATTTTTAAGGTTGGCCTCAAATTTAATAACATATTCTATGTGGGATTGTGATATAAAAGAACaagcaaaaaaatgtataaacttattaaatgaatatcCTGTTTTGATGATATGTATAAGTAGATTTTCTACTAATATGAAATTAATTGATAGATATAATTTGGCTTGTgtattatttgaaataaCGAATATTAAATTGAGGGAAGAGgataatatgtttttgcttaaaaaaaatgaaaataaaaataatattcatagtaaaaattatattaaaaaatatctttTGTTAAAGGATcctattttaaataaaaaatatattcgtTATTCATCTCTTTtgatatgcatatataattttttaaaattaaaaaatgacgAAGAAATCGAAGTATGTAATTCTGAACATGTTCAGGAATTTTTAAAGACACagtttttagaaaaattttttatagacagtataaatacattaatgcaaccatattattttaaaatattaaaacatataaatttagatatggataattatttaggtatacataaatatggtTGTAGACAGTTAAATAgtttgtataaaataaaaaatgaaaatatgtgtaaatcttatattattcctttattttttaaatgggGAATGTTagaaactttttttaaaaaaaatattgaatgcttaaataaatcaactgaatatatattttccaatttAAATGCTAATGAAATTGTTACATCAAACAATTCAGAAGATATAGGCAATACAACATATAGTGAATGTGATGGAAGCTCTAGTGATATTGCTAACAGTAGCAGTTATAGTGATACCGTTGAACAATCTGATAAAGAATCTATCATAAAAGAAGGAATAGAAAAACACcgtaaaaacaaaaagacAAATGAAAACGAGCATATTGTTGATGATAATGAAggagagaaaaaaatttttaaaaaaaaggaattagCCAATCAGAAAGAAATGAATGCattgatttttttgtctatagttgttaaaaaaaaaaaatatcataattcattatttaaaaattattcaaatataatacataattttatttgtaaatttaattatatattattacatatgtTTGAAAAGATTTATATGAaggattttattttacctGCACAGttaatatcaaaatataatgatgaaaaaaaaataaataagatGGATATAGATATTGTAAAATTACCATTacatgataaaataaaaatagaaaaatatatgtgtttATATGTctcattctttttttttggttttaatatatattttaagcAAAATAACATATCCTGCGATTGggatttattaatatcaaATACAACAAAATGTATTGAACTAATTAattctataaaatttataaatgaaattgaaataacaaaaaataatggattttcaaaaaatgatcATAGCATTAGTAATAACATCCAATTGGAAGACAAAAAAAGGGAATGGACCTCCTACAtcagtattattattcactTAACAAT GTATTTTCTCGATATGGTTGAGTATACCATATCAATGAAAAAGCTCGATATTGAATATACcgattttaataattttataaaaaatatatttttattttacaaatgTTACGAAATAATAAGCAATGATCAGAAAAAGAAGATAGagctttatttaaaaatatggaataGATTACGTTCCTTTCTTTtagttttattaaattttgattactttgaaaataaactaGAAAACAAGCTAAGCATAGTCaacactttttttttatttacttatGATATTGTTCCcaagaaaaatatagaagaCATGTTAAAGAAATATCATTTAGTATATAAACAGAAAGAGACTTTTTGCAactttttacaaaatttcaaaaaaaataatgataatatagatTATATGGAAAGccacataaaaaatactcAGGAAATATTTGACACTATGCTATCACAAAAgatgaaaacaaaaaagggatag